A region from the Dinoroseobacter shibae DFL 12 = DSM 16493 genome encodes:
- a CDS encoding CidA/LrgA family protein: MILHLLVLLVFQLIGEVLARSLGLLVPGPVLGLVLLLGFFLVLPQVAEAVRPTANALLAHLSLLFVPAGVGVVAHLDVLGENGVPLLIALVISTLVAISVGALVFVGVARLIGDAGDD, from the coding sequence ATGATCCTGCACCTGCTTGTCCTGCTCGTCTTCCAGCTGATCGGCGAGGTCCTTGCCCGCTCCCTGGGCCTGCTGGTGCCGGGGCCGGTCCTGGGATTGGTGCTTCTGCTCGGGTTCTTCCTTGTGCTGCCCCAGGTGGCGGAGGCGGTGCGGCCCACGGCCAACGCGCTGCTGGCGCATCTGTCGCTCTTGTTCGTGCCTGCCGGGGTCGGGGTGGTGGCGCATCTCGATGTGCTGGGGGAAAACGGTGTGCCGCTGCTCATCGCTCTGGTGATCAGCACCCTTGTGGCGATCAGCGTGGGGGCGCTGGTCTTCGTCGGTGTCGCGCGACTGATCGGGGATGCGGGCGATGACTGA
- the cobO gene encoding cob(I)yrinic acid a,c-diamide adenosyltransferase: MTDADDTARHNAKMAKKKAARDKIMATKTDEKGLIIVHTGKGKGKSSAAFGMIFRCIAHGMPCAVVQFIKGGMSTGERDLILSTFSDKCAFHTMGEGFTWETQDKDRDIEMAQAAWEKAKELIRDPANKMVLLDEINIALRYDYLNLEDVLTFLADEKPEMTHVVLTGRNAKEPLIEAADLVTEMELVKHPFRAGIKAQIGVEY; encoded by the coding sequence ATGACCGACGCTGACGACACCGCGCGCCACAACGCCAAGATGGCCAAGAAGAAGGCCGCCCGCGACAAGATCATGGCCACCAAGACCGACGAAAAGGGGCTGATCATCGTCCATACGGGCAAGGGCAAGGGCAAGTCGTCGGCCGCGTTCGGGATGATCTTTCGCTGCATCGCGCACGGGATGCCCTGCGCCGTGGTGCAGTTCATCAAGGGGGGCATGAGCACCGGCGAGCGCGACCTGATCCTGTCGACCTTCTCCGACAAATGTGCCTTCCACACCATGGGCGAGGGCTTCACCTGGGAGACCCAGGACAAGGACCGCGACATCGAAATGGCCCAGGCCGCCTGGGAAAAGGCCAAGGAACTGATCCGCGATCCGGCCAACAAGATGGTGCTGCTGGACGAGATCAACATCGCCCTGCGCTACGACTACCTCAACCTGGAGGACGTGCTGACCTTCCTCGCCGATGAGAAGCCCGAGATGACCCATGTGGTTCTGACCGGGCGCAATGCCAAGGAACCCCTGATCGAGGCGGCGGATCTGGTCACGGAGATGGAGCTTGTCAAGCATCCCTTCCGCGCCGGGATCAAGGCCCAGATCGGGGTGGAGTACTGA
- a CDS encoding LrgB family protein encodes MTELSAIWVYLSSEPLLWLTATLAAYVAGDALSKLSGRAPLVNPVLVAVALLALVLWASGTAYDTYFEGAQFVHFMLGPATVALAAPLHANLAKVRRAALPMIAALFAGSLAAMATAVGVGYALGLRGEVLMSLAPKSATAPVALGIAENIGGLPTLTAVLVILTGIIGAVAATPLLNLLRIRDWRARGFAVGVAAHGIGTARAFQVNETAGAFAGIGMGVNAVLTAVLAPLLLGLIF; translated from the coding sequence ATGACTGAGCTGAGCGCGATCTGGGTCTACCTGTCCTCCGAGCCGCTCTTGTGGCTGACCGCCACGCTCGCGGCCTATGTCGCCGGGGACGCCCTGTCGAAGCTGTCGGGCCGCGCGCCGCTGGTCAATCCGGTGCTCGTGGCGGTGGCGCTTCTGGCGCTGGTGCTCTGGGCCAGCGGGACCGCCTATGACACGTATTTCGAGGGTGCCCAGTTCGTCCATTTCATGCTCGGCCCCGCCACGGTCGCGCTGGCCGCGCCCCTCCACGCCAATCTCGCCAAGGTGCGCCGTGCCGCCCTGCCGATGATCGCGGCCCTCTTTGCCGGCTCGCTCGCGGCCATGGCGACGGCGGTCGGGGTCGGCTACGCGCTGGGGCTGCGGGGCGAGGTGCTGATGTCGCTGGCCCCGAAATCGGCCACCGCGCCCGTGGCGCTGGGCATCGCCGAGAACATCGGTGGCCTGCCCACGCTCACCGCCGTGCTGGTGATCCTGACTGGCATCATCGGCGCGGTGGCGGCCACACCTCTCTTGAACCTGCTGCGTATCCGCGATTGGCGGGCGCGCGGCTTTGCGGTCGGGGTCGCGGCCCACGGCATCGGTACCGCCCGGGCGTTTCAGGTCAACGAGACCGCCGGGGCTTTCGCCGGGATCGGCATGGGCGTAAACGCAGTACTGACCGCTGTTCTGGCCCCGCTGCTGCTGGGGCTGATATTCTGA
- the cobN gene encoding cobaltochelatase subunit CobN has product MHLLAATPGSIDDGQEPVDLGQTPADLVVISAADTELAGLSAARAEMDAPPRMRLANMMHLRHPMSVDLHIDDCASKARLVVARVLGGMGYWRYGAEQYATRVAAAGGHVVLLPGDDKPDPELRALSTLRGAEYDALWSYLVEGGPENAVHFLAYARHLLDPAQPAPPAASPLLRAGVYWPGAGLSNLDTVRAQWTEGAPVVPLIFYRALVQGAGLHPINRMVKALRARGLNPLPVFVASLKDPVSAATLEHLFEAAPPDVILNCTSFAVGLPGTERLSQGASNPLAQPAARGAPVFQVVLAGSSLEAWEGGTAGLSARDIAMNVALPEVDGRVLTRAVSFKGEAFFDDATECAIATYQAQGDRIGFVADLAANWARLRRTPPGERRTALILANYPNKDGRLANGVGLDTPEATARMLQLLRDAGYGVDAPPADGAALMDRILAGPTNWLTDRAERTGGVRLPLDTYRAHYAALPLALRSQIEDRWGAPEDDPFCADGAFALSVIPFGNVVVGIQPARGYNIDPTETYHAPDLVPPHNYLAFYIWLRHVQGAHALVHMGKHGNLEWLPGKSVALSETCFPEAVFGPLPHVYPFIVNDPGEGTQAKRRAQAVIIDHLTPPLTRAETYGPLRDLEGLVDEYYEAAGVDPRRIAELRREILSLTSVTGLDKDAGFTGEEDNDLAKLDAYLCELKEAQIRGGLHIFGTAPTGRLARDLAIALTRLPRGDGTGGDASLLRALAGDLDLGFDPLDCDMAAAWEGPRPDMLAAIAKDSWRSTGDTVERLELLAAACVEGAPAPGPQSATVLAEIAADVLPTIAACGPAEGAGLLTALDGQFVAPAPSGAPTRGRLDVLPTGRNFYSVDSRAIPTPTAWKLGWKSANLLIERHLQDQGDWPRTLLLTAWGTANMRTGGDDIAQCLALMGVKPRWDAANRRVTGFEVLPLSVLGRPRVDVTLRVSGFFRDAFPQQIALVDSAARAVMALDEPEADNPAAARARAEGHTARVYGSKPGAYGAGLQAMIDERLWADKADLAEAYIGWSSYAYGAEAEGTPDRDGFTARLSQADAIVQNQDNREHDLLDSDDYYQFEGGAAAAIATLQGAERPIYHNDHSRPERPVIRTLDEEIGRVVRSRVVNPKWIAGVKRHGYKGAFEIAATVDYMFAFAATTGAVKSHHFDLVHAAMLEDDDTREFIAEANPAALREIAERLSEAIDRGLWQPRSNSAKARLAQLGADTQAAE; this is encoded by the coding sequence ATGCATCTTCTGGCGGCAACGCCCGGCAGTATCGACGACGGGCAGGAGCCCGTTGATCTCGGGCAGACGCCCGCGGATCTGGTCGTCATCTCCGCCGCGGATACGGAACTGGCCGGGCTGAGCGCAGCGCGGGCCGAAATGGACGCCCCGCCCCGGATGCGGCTGGCCAACATGATGCATCTGCGCCATCCGATGTCCGTCGACCTGCATATCGACGATTGCGCCTCGAAGGCCCGGTTGGTGGTCGCCCGCGTTCTTGGCGGGATGGGCTACTGGCGCTACGGGGCCGAGCAATACGCCACGCGGGTCGCGGCGGCGGGCGGGCATGTGGTTCTTCTGCCAGGCGACGACAAGCCCGATCCCGAGCTGCGCGCTCTCTCGACCCTGCGCGGCGCGGAATACGACGCGCTCTGGTCCTACCTAGTGGAAGGCGGGCCCGAGAATGCGGTGCATTTCCTGGCCTATGCGCGGCACTTGCTGGACCCGGCGCAGCCCGCGCCGCCCGCCGCGTCGCCGCTTCTGCGCGCGGGGGTCTACTGGCCCGGCGCGGGGCTGAGCAATCTGGATACGGTGCGCGCACAGTGGACCGAAGGCGCGCCGGTGGTGCCGCTGATCTTCTACCGCGCCCTGGTGCAAGGGGCCGGGCTGCATCCGATCAACCGCATGGTCAAGGCCTTGCGGGCCCGGGGGCTGAACCCGCTGCCGGTTTTCGTGGCGTCCCTGAAGGACCCGGTTTCCGCGGCGACGCTGGAGCATCTGTTCGAAGCAGCCCCACCGGACGTGATCCTGAACTGCACCAGCTTTGCCGTGGGACTGCCGGGGACGGAACGGCTGAGCCAGGGGGCGTCGAACCCCCTGGCGCAGCCAGCCGCCCGGGGGGCGCCTGTGTTCCAGGTCGTTCTGGCCGGATCGAGCCTGGAGGCCTGGGAAGGCGGCACCGCGGGCCTTTCGGCGCGGGACATCGCCATGAACGTGGCCCTGCCGGAGGTCGATGGTCGGGTGCTGACCCGGGCGGTCAGCTTCAAGGGCGAGGCGTTCTTTGACGACGCCACGGAATGCGCCATCGCCACCTACCAGGCCCAGGGCGACCGGATCGGCTTTGTCGCCGATCTCGCCGCGAACTGGGCACGGCTGCGACGGACGCCGCCGGGCGAGCGGCGCACCGCGCTGATCCTTGCCAACTATCCCAACAAGGACGGGCGGCTGGCAAACGGGGTCGGCCTCGACACGCCCGAGGCCACGGCGCGGATGCTCCAGCTGCTGCGCGACGCGGGCTACGGGGTGGACGCCCCCCCCGCCGATGGCGCGGCCCTGATGGACCGGATCCTCGCCGGCCCGACCAACTGGCTGACGGACAGGGCGGAGCGGACGGGCGGCGTGCGCCTGCCGCTGGACACCTACCGGGCCCATTACGCGGCCCTGCCGCTGGCGCTGCGGTCCCAGATCGAGGACCGCTGGGGCGCACCCGAGGACGATCCGTTCTGTGCCGACGGGGCCTTCGCCCTGTCGGTGATCCCCTTCGGCAACGTGGTGGTCGGCATCCAGCCCGCCCGCGGTTACAACATCGACCCGACGGAGACCTACCACGCCCCGGACCTCGTGCCGCCGCACAACTACCTCGCCTTCTACATCTGGCTGCGCCATGTCCAAGGCGCCCATGCGCTGGTCCACATGGGCAAGCACGGCAATCTCGAATGGCTGCCGGGCAAATCGGTGGCCCTGTCGGAGACCTGCTTTCCCGAGGCGGTGTTCGGCCCCCTGCCCCATGTCTATCCCTTCATCGTCAACGATCCGGGCGAAGGCACCCAGGCCAAGCGCCGGGCGCAGGCGGTGATCATCGACCACCTGACCCCGCCGCTGACCCGGGCCGAGACCTATGGCCCCCTGCGCGACCTCGAAGGGCTGGTGGACGAGTATTACGAGGCCGCCGGGGTCGATCCGCGCCGGATCGCCGAGCTGCGGCGTGAGATCCTGTCGCTGACCTCGGTCACCGGGCTCGACAAGGATGCGGGCTTCACCGGAGAGGAAGACAACGATCTGGCCAAGCTCGACGCTTATCTCTGCGAGTTGAAGGAGGCGCAGATCCGCGGCGGGCTGCACATCTTCGGCACAGCACCCACGGGGCGGCTGGCGCGCGATCTGGCCATCGCCCTGACCCGGCTGCCGCGCGGCGACGGGACCGGGGGCGATGCGTCGCTCCTGCGAGCGCTGGCAGGTGACCTGGACCTCGGATTCGACCCGCTGGACTGCGACATGGCGGCGGCCTGGGAGGGTCCGCGCCCGGACATGCTCGCCGCGATCGCCAAGGACAGCTGGCGCAGCACCGGCGACACGGTGGAACGGTTGGAACTGCTGGCGGCGGCCTGCGTCGAGGGCGCTCCGGCCCCGGGCCCGCAGAGCGCGACGGTGCTGGCCGAGATCGCGGCGGACGTCCTGCCCACCATCGCCGCCTGCGGCCCGGCCGAGGGGGCGGGCCTCCTCACCGCCCTGGATGGGCAGTTCGTCGCCCCGGCGCCCTCCGGCGCGCCCACGCGGGGCCGCCTGGACGTGTTGCCCACGGGGCGGAATTTCTATTCCGTCGACAGCCGCGCCATTCCGACCCCAACCGCGTGGAAGCTGGGCTGGAAATCGGCCAATTTGCTGATCGAGCGGCATTTGCAGGACCAGGGCGACTGGCCCAGAACGCTGCTGCTGACCGCCTGGGGAACAGCGAACATGCGCACAGGCGGGGACGACATCGCCCAGTGCCTGGCCCTGATGGGCGTCAAGCCGCGCTGGGACGCCGCCAACCGGCGCGTCACCGGGTTCGAGGTGCTGCCCCTCTCGGTCCTCGGCCGTCCGCGCGTCGACGTGACCCTGCGCGTTTCGGGCTTCTTCCGCGACGCCTTCCCGCAGCAGATCGCCCTGGTGGACAGTGCCGCCCGCGCCGTCATGGCCCTGGACGAACCCGAGGCCGACAACCCCGCCGCCGCCCGCGCCCGGGCCGAGGGGCATACCGCGCGGGTCTATGGCTCCAAGCCCGGGGCCTATGGCGCGGGGCTGCAGGCGATGATCGACGAGCGGCTCTGGGCCGACAAGGCGGACCTGGCCGAGGCCTATATCGGCTGGTCAAGCTATGCCTACGGGGCAGAGGCCGAAGGCACCCCGGACCGCGACGGCTTCACCGCGCGCCTGTCCCAGGCCGACGCCATCGTGCAGAACCAGGACAACCGCGAGCACGACCTGCTGGACAGCGACGACTACTACCAGTTCGAGGGCGGCGCCGCGGCGGCCATCGCGACCCTTCAAGGGGCGGAACGGCCGATCTATCACAACGACCATTCGCGCCCGGAACGCCCGGTGATCCGTACCCTCGACGAAGAGATCGGCCGCGTGGTCCGGTCCCGCGTGGTCAACCCGAAATGGATCGCGGGCGTGAAACGCCACGGCTACAAGGGCGCGTTCGAGATCGCGGCCACGGTGGATTACATGTTCGCCTTCGCCGCCACGACCGGCGCGGTCAAGAGCCACCATTTCGACCTCGTCCACGCCGCCATGCTGGAGGATGACGACACGCGGGAGTTCATCGCCGAGGCCAACCCGGCGGCCCTGCGCGAGATCGCGGAGCGACTGTCGGAGGCAATCGACCGCGGCCTGTGGCAACCCCGCTCGAACTCCGCCAAGGCCCGGCTGGCCCAGTTGGGGGCCGACACCCAAGCCGCGGAATGA